The following DNA comes from Cellulomonas soli.
CCACGACTATCTGACTGAGGCCGTTGGCACGAACTGGCTGAGTCTCAGCTCCGCGATCGATCAGGTGATCGCCTGGGCCTTCGATTACGACCCGCTCGCGGAGGCGACAAAGCTCCTCTCGGGAGACTGGGATCGTGCACTCTCATGCTCCTGGGCGCTCGCGCGCCTAGGCGAATTTGAAAGGCTCACCGCTGCGAACGTCGGGAGCGCGCTGTCGCACTGCCTCGATGGGTGGAGCGGGCGCGCCGCAGACTCCGCGAATGAGTACTTCACCGGGTATGCGGCTCAGCTGCGAGCCAACGCCGAGGCACTTGATGCTGTTGTTGGCTACTTTGACACGCTCCACGAGGGGATTATCGCCGCCAGCTCCACCCTGAAAGGATTGTTCGCCGAACTCATCGACGTTGCGCTCGTCGGCGCAGTCTCGTACGCGCTTGCCGTAGCGAGTTCGGAGACTGTCGTCGGAGGTGTCGTAGGCTTCATCGCTGGTTCGGCCGCCTATGCGCGGGTCGCGTGGTTGGCGAGATCGATCTGGGATGTGATTCAGGCGGCGATCGAGTCGCTGAATGGTGTAGTGGTGCTAATCTCGACTGCGGCCACTTTTGGATCTGGGGCATTGCGTCTCCCGATTCCGGCCGGCTACTCGGGGCCGGGCCTCGGGTGAAGAGGGTGGAAATTATGAGTGACAGCCGACAGTTTCTCTCGTCGATTCCGCCGACCTCCGCCGTGCACTACGAGTTGGTGAGCGAACTCGCCCGCGCTCGCGACGCTGCACCCGGTGGCGCTCTCGCGCGGCTCGCGGCTGACGTGCTCGATGGTCGGGTGTCGCTGCAAGACGCGCTTCGACAGGGGCCACTCGATGCGGCGGTCAGGGAGTCGGCGCGGCAACTGGGTGCTGCACGCGAGGCTCTCTCGCGGGAGCAGCTCGACCGAGTGCGTTCCGGTCTCGGTGCTTCGGACCCGCATGCGTAAGGGGCCGCCGGTCGTGCTCCTCCTGTCGCTCCTCCTGACGATCGGAGGTTGCGCCGCACAGTCGGAGGATCCCGAGCCGTTCACCGTCGTGTACACGACGGTGAACGGGACCCAGGCGACAGTCGAGGTTGTTCCGGTGGATCCGCACTGCAGCCTGCTGGGTGACCTCAGGCAGTTCGTTGGCACGGCGGGCGAGCAGGGGGTGACGGCCCTGGTGCCGCTCACTGCGGGTGCTGCGGTCACCGCTACGCGCGCCGAGCTCGGCGACGGGCTGGTGTTCGTCTCCGATGAGGACTTGCAGGCGGACGAGCACGGTTTCGTCGCCGACGCGCTGCCGGGTGTGGTCGCGCGCCGTGCCGCGGATGACACCACGACCCCGGTGTCCGACGATGCCGTGCTCAGCGGGACGTTCCGTTGCCCATGACTCCCACCGAGAGACTGCGTGAGGGTTCGTGGCGGCTCGCTCTGCTTGGCACCCTGGGGCTCGTCGTCGGTGTCCTCAGCGGGTATTGGCCGTCAGCCCTCGCTAGCGTGGCGCTGCTGCTGGCATGGGTTGCCGTGCGGTGGGCCACGCGTCCCGATCCATCGCAGGACGCGCGTCAGCGCGGGCGGCGCGAACTGGTCGGCTCGCTCGTGGTGATCGCGCTCCTGGTGGCCGGAGCGGTCTGCCTGCGAGCATTCAGGGGCTGATGGGTCAGATCCGGGACCAGCGCGGCGCGCGCAGCACCAGCAGCGTGACGATCCCGGCGAGCAGCCCCCAGAACGCGGCCGAGATCCGCAGCGGGGCGATGCCCGAGACGGTGACCAGCAGCGTGACGGCGGCCGCCTCGCGCATCCCGGGCGTGCCGGGGTCGTCGGCTTCGAGCCGGAACGCGGCGCCGAGCGCGGCCGCCATGGTGCCGACGAGCGCGAGCCCGGCCCCGGCGGCGACGAGCCCGTCCGGTGCGGCGAGGGCGATCGCGGCGACGGCCGCCGAGCCGATGCCGAGCAGCACGTACCCGCCGCCGGCCGTCAGGGCGGCCCGCCACCTGCCACGAGGGTCGCGTCCGGCCTCCGGGCCGGCGGCCAGTGCGGCGGAGATCGCGGCCAGGTTGATGGCGTGTCCGCCGAACGGTGCGGCGAGCACGGTCCCGGCGCCGGTGACCAGCATCGAGCGGCGCAGCGGCACCGTGTAGCCGAACCCGGCGAGCACGGCCGTGCCGGGGATGTTCTGCGAGGCCATGGTCACGACGAACAGCGGCAGGGCGACCGAGACGAGCGCCGCCCAGGTGAGCGTCGGAGTCGTCCAGACCAGCTGCGGGGCGAGGTCGGCCACGGTGAGCGCGCGCACGTCCGCGGAGGTCCAGGCGAGGGCGACGGCCAGACCCATGGCGGCCGGCACGGCCCACCGCCGGGCGAGGCGCAGCAGGACGAGCCAGGTGATGACGACGGGTGCGACCAGCAGCGGCGCGTCGACCAGGGCTCGCACCGGCTGCAGGCACAGCTGGAGCAGCACCCCGGCGAGCATCGCGTTGGCCAGCGGCACGGGGATGAGCCGCACCCAGCGTTCGAGCCGTGCCGAGAACCCGACGGCGGCGAGCAGCAGGCCGCACACGACGAACCCGCCGATGGCCGCCGACCAGCCGCCGGTCACAGCGCCCGTCCCGGCGAGCAGCGCGGCTCCGGGCGTGGACCACGCGACCGTGATCGGCATCCGGGTGCGCCACGCGAGCAGCGCGGTGGCCAGTCCCATCGCGACCGTGACGGCCAGCAGGCCGGAGGCCGCCTGCTGCGGGTCGGCACCGACGGACCGCAGCCCGGCGAGCACCACGGCGAACGCGCTGGTGAAGCCGACGAGCGCGGTGACGACGCCGGCAGAGACGGCGTGCGCGGTGTCGCGTGTCGTCGCCGTGCCGCTCGCGTCCTCGTCGTGGGTGCGGGTCGTCGTCTCGTCGCTCATGGCCCCTCCGTCCGTGTCGGACGCGATGCTGCCAGCCCCGTGTTTCGGGGGATCGGCGCCTGCGGTCGGGGCTCATCGCGCGCCGTGGGGCCTGCGGTGTCCAGCCCGCGGCGTCCGTCGCCGGGTCCCGGACGTGCGGTGGGACACTCGCCGGGTGGCAGCCCTGACCGAGACCACCGCCCCGGACGTCGTCGATGCGCTGCGCAGCGCGGTGCGGGGGAGCGTCGACGACTCCACGCGCCGCCGCGCGGAGTACTCCACGGACGCCTCCAACTACCGGGTCGTACCGCAGGTCGTGGTGTTCCCGCTGGACGTCGACGACGTGCTGGCCGCAACCGAGGTCTCGCGGCAGACGGGCATCCCGCTGACCTCGCGAGGTGGCGGCACGTCGGTGGCCGGCAACGCGGTCGGCACGGGCATCGTGCTCGATTTCTCCCGGCACGTGAACCGCATCCTGGAGATCGACCCGGAGGCTCGCACGGCACGGGTCGAACCGGGCGTGATCATGGCGACGCTGCAGAAGGCGGCGGCCCCGCACGGTCTGCGGTTCGGCCCCGACCCCTCCACGCAGGCCCGCGCGACGCTCGGCGGCATGATCGGCAACAACGCGTGCGGCCCGCGTGCGGTCGCCTACGGGCGCACGGCCGACAACGTGCTCGGGCTCGACGTGGTCGACGGTCACGGCCGCCGGTTCGACGCAGGTTCCGGTGCCGGAGCGCTGGACGTCGTGCCCGGCCTGGACGCGCTGGTCCGCGGTCACCTCGACGTCATCCGCACCGAGCTGGGCCGGTTCGGTCGTCAGGTGTCCGGCTACTCGTTGGAGCACCTGCTGCCCGAGAAGGGCACCGACCTGGCCAAGGCGCTGGTCGGCACCGAGGGCACGGTCGGCACGCTGCTCGGTGCGACGCTCCGCCTGGTGCCGATCGCCGCGGCGCCCGTGCTCGTGGTGCTCGGCTACCCGGACATGCCCACGGCCGCCGACGCGGTGCCCGCGCTGCTCGCGCACGGCCCGCTGGCCATCGAGGGCATGGACTCGCGGCTCATCGACGTGGTCCGCAAGGTCAAGGGTCCGGACGCGGTGCCGCCCCTGCCGGACGGCGCCGGCTGGCTGATGGTCGAGGTCGGCGGCGACACGCTCGACGAGGCGCTGGCGCGCGCCAAGGCGCTGGCCGCCGACGCCGGCACGAGCGCGGTCGGGGTGTTCCCGCCCGGTCCGCAGGCCACCGCGATGTGGCGCATCCGCGAGGACGGTGCCGGTCTGGGCGGACGGACACCCTCGCGGGAGCAGGCCTGGCCGGGGTTCGAGGACTCGGCCGTGCCGCCCGCGCAGCTCGGTGCGTACCTGCGCGAGCTCGAGGCGCTCATGGCCACGCACCGTGTCGACGGCCTGGCGTACGGGCACTTCGGCGACGGCTGCGTGCACCTGCGGCTCGACATCCCGATGGAACGCTCGGGCGACCCCCTGCGGGCGTTCATGCAGGACGCCGCCGAGCTCGTGGCCTCGCACGGGGGCTCGTTGTCCGGGGAGCACGGGGACGGACGCGCCCGCTCGGAGCTGCTGCCGGTCATGTACTCCGCGCAGGCCATCGAGCTGTTCGGTGCGTTCAAGGCGCTGCTCGACCCACGTGACCTGCTCAACCCCGGCGTGCTGGTGAACCCGCGCCCGCTCGACGCGGACCTGCGTCGCCCTGCGGCCCGCCGGCTGCCTGCGGCGAGCGGCTTCGCATTCCCGCACGACGCGGGCGACCTCACCACGGCGGTGCACCGGTGCGTCGGCGTCGGCAAGTGCCGTGCCGACTCGACGGCCGCGGGCGGGTTCATGTGCCCGTCGTACCTGGCCACCAAGGACGAGAAGGACTCGACGCGCGGCCGTGCCCGCGTGCTGCAGGAGATGGCCAACGGGACGCTCGTCTCGCGCGGCTGGTCCTCGCCCGAGGTGCACGAGTCGCTCGACCTGTGCCTGTCCTGCAAGGCGTGCTCGTCGGACTGCCCGGCGGGCGTCGACATGGCTCAGTACAAGTCCGAGGTGCTGCACCGTACCTACCGCCGCCGGCTGCGCCCGATGAACCACTACGCGCTCGGTTGGCTGCCCCGCTGGGCCCGCCTGGTCACCGGCGTGCCCGGCCTGGCGAAGGTCGCCAACGCCCTGCTCGGCATCCGCCCCCTGGCCAAGGCCGTGCTCGCCGCCGGTGGCATGGACACCCGCAGGAAGATGGTCGCGTTCGCTGAGGAGCCGTTCCGCACCTGGGTCGACAAGGGTGGCCACGACCTGGTCACCCGCGGGGCCTCACCGTCCGCCGCCCGCACCGGCACCCGCACCCCCGTGCTGCTGTGGACCGACTCCTTCAGCGACACCCTCGCCCCCGACGTCGCCAAGGCCGCGGTCACCGTGCTCAACGACGCCGGCTACGAGGTGCTCGTTCCCGACCACCAGGCGTGCTGCGGCCTCACCTGGATCTCCACCGGTCAGCTCGACGGCGCCAAGCACCAGCTCGAGCACCTTCTCGAGGCCCTCGGCCCGTTCGCGGTCAACGGCATCCCCATCGTCGGCCTCGAGCCGTCCTGCACAGCGGTGCTGCGCTCCGACCTGCTCGACCTGTTCCCCGACGACCCGCGCGCCGCAGCCGTCTCTCGCCAGACGCACACCCTGGCCGAGCTGCTCACCGCCGAGGCACCCGTCGGGCCCGGCGACCGCTGGCAGGTGCCCGACCTGTCCGACGTCACCGCCGTCGTGCAGCCGCACTGCCACCACTACTCGGTGATGACGTGGACCGCCGACCGTGCCCTGCTCACGAAGGCCGGCGCGACGTTCTCGACCACCGCCGGCTGCTGCGGGCTCGCCGGGAACTTCGGCATGGAGAAGGGCCACTACGAGGTGTCCGTCGCTGTCGCCGAGAACTCCCTGCTGCCCGCCCTGCGCGCGGCGGCCCCTGGCGACATCTACCTGGCCGACGGGTACTCCTGCCGCACCCAGGCCGAACAGCTCGCCGGCGTCCAGGGTCACCACCTCGCGCAGCTGCTCGCCGAACGCGTCCGGGCACGCACCCAGCCCAGCTGACCACTCACCACCTCGGTCCTGACCTGTGATCGAGGTCAGCGGTGAGGGAGGTTGTGCTCCTCGGCGATTCTCCGAACGGTGCCGACTGCGCCCGCCGTCCCGAGCTCGGGCCGGTTCGCAGGGTCGTGGCAGTGCCAGATGATGTCCACCAGCGTGGGTGCGTCGACCGCCAGTGCACCGGTGCGGATGGGGATGTCGCCGAGCGCTCTCCCTCGCCGCGAGCCACGGTCGCGCCCCGTGACGCTCAGCGCCGCCATCGATCGCGGCAGCACGACGACCAGCGAGGTGGGGCCGGCCGCCTCGGACACGGCAGCCACGTCGTCCCAGGCGGTTCGGTACGTCGTCCCGTGATCCCGGACCACCAGGAGGCTCGGGGTGAGCCAGACGCCGTCACGTGCTGCTCGGATGAGCCGACGGAGCCCGGCCGCGGCGAACGGTGCGCCGACCAGGAGGACACCGGCCACGGACGCCGGCGTCAACGGGCGCTGCGTCAGCAGACCGCCTCCCACGAACAGCACCCCGACGTACGCGATGAAGCCAGCGGCCACACGTTCGCGCGCGGGATGCTGGTGGAGCACGGTCGCGGCCTGACGTCCGAGCGTGCGCGTGGCGATCTGCCCTCGCCGACCGGTCCCTTGCTCCTGCCGGTTCCGCAGCGATCTACCGGCCAGGAACCAGAGTGCAGCCCCCGTGATCCAGCTCCCGACGAAGACCGCGAGCGGCTCCTCCCGGCCGAAGATGATCCCGGTCACGCCGAACGCGATCATGGCGACCGCGGTCGGGATCTCCCGGCGACGGACACGCTGCTCGAGCCGACGCTGCTCGCGGATGAGTTCGTCGAGGGAGCTCGGGGGCTGCCCCGGGACCGGTCCGTGCGGGCGTCCCCGGCCCGGTGTCGTGCTCATCCGAAGATCGAGTCCCATGCGTCGGAGAGGCCGTCGCCGGCCGCCGAAATCGCGTCGCCAGCCGCCACCCACCCCTGCTCGGTGAGGTCAGCCACGGCCAACCCCGTATCTGTCAGATCCTGCCAGCCATTCTCGAACGCGGTGCCGACGTCCCAGCCGTTCTCGAACACGCTGTCTATCGCGCCTGATGTCACGATGCCGACCGCGCCGCCGACGACCGCGCCGACCATCGCAGCGAGCGTGTCCCGCGTCGGCTCGGCGACGCTGGGGCCGCGGGCTACGCGGTGCCGCTCCCGCTGTGCGTGGGCAGCTCGAGCACATGACCGCCGAGATCGGCCAGCTCGCCGACCGGTGCTGTCACCTCGAACACCGACGGCTCGACCTCGTCGGCGCCAAGCCGCCGCACCGCCTCGGCGTCGTCGGTCGTCAGCACCAGGCGGGCCTCCTGCGGGGTGCTCTGCACCACCCGGCAGGCCGCGCCGCGCCACGTGCAGGTCAGCTGCCGCTCGAAGACGCTCTCGCAGTCGGCAGCCGCGACCCGTCGTGTCCAGACCATGGGGCGCGCCTGCGTGAACCCGGCCGGTGGTGCGGCGCCGGTCGCGATGAGCTCGACCGTGCCGTCCATCCCGAGGTCCGCGGCCAGCTCGGTGCCCTGCCACACGGCCCTGGGCCCCACGAGCGGCACGGGCGCCGTCCACTGCCGCGCGCCGCGCCATCCGCGGGCTGCACCCTCGTAGACCGTGACCGGGCGCTGCGTGCCGTCGGCGGAGATGCGCCACAGCTCGGTGCCCTGCGGCAGCCGCGTGCGCTCGAGGAACCACACGGACGTGAGCTCCGCGGAGCGCAGGAACCCCGTCGAGTACGTGGGCCACGGCGCCTCACCGCGCGGCGGGCGAGCCAGCCGCATCAGCGCGGTCAGCGGGAACCGCAGCACGTCGACCGTGTCCGGCGACGGACCGAACCGGTCCTCACCGAGACCGTAGGCGGCCAGCAGCGCCTCCGGTGTCTGCAGCTCCAGCACCTCGCCGGCCCGCACCACCGCCCCGCCGACGGCAGCCTGCCCGAGCTCGATCGCGTCACGTGACTGCCACGGCATCAACAACTTCTGCAGCACGTCCACGCTCTACCTGCTCTCTTCTTGAATGACGGGTCGGCGCCGTCGCGGTTCATGGGTCATCGGGGCTGGTCCTCGAGTGCGGGGTGCCACAGAGGGATGTCCTTCTCGGTGATCCGCACGTTGCGCAACTCCGGGAGGGTGACGTATCGATAGATCTCGGTGTCGCGGCTGCCCGCCATTCCGGGGAGCATGTGGATGGTGGGGTCGGCGTCGTAGTAGATCGTCACGGTGCGGTGGTCGTCCGGTCGCACGCCTACGGGTATTCCGTTCCAGGTGGCGTCCATGCGGCGGGTGAGGAGTCTGTCGACGGATCGGCGGGGCACGGTCGCGCGGGGTGCTGCCGAGCGTGGTTTGTCGCGGCTGATCTCAGCTGGGTCGCTGAAGGCGGCCAGCTCGGCGGCGCTCATCAGCAGGTGCACGATCGGGTCGTGCGGGTGGATGCCCGCGAAGAACTCCCGGCCGCGCAACTGTGCGAGCAGGCCCACCCGGGGCAGGTCGGCGCCCGCGGGCCACGGGCGCAGCAGGCCCGGGGACCACAGGGCACGTTCCTCTTCCCAGGCCACGATGTCCTGCAGTTCGGAGAAGGGGACCTCGAGGTGGAAGCCGTCGTACTGGTTGCCGATCATGCCCCTCGCCGCGGCCACGGACGGGTCGCGTGCGTAGTAGATCGTCACGTCATCGGAGCCGTGCGGACCCAGGCCGACGTCGAGCCCTGACCAGGTCGCCCCACAGCCGCGGTAGAAATATCGCTCGATCTCGGCAATCGGCACCACGGCGCTGGTGCGCTCTGCTCGATTCTTGCTCCGCGTCACCCCGGCGCGGCCGGGGGCGACTGCAACATCCTCCTCGGGTCGCCAGAGAAGAATCATGGGCCGCCTGCTCTCCGGGTTCGCGCGGTACTCCTCACTGTCGTAGATCGCGATCTCACCGCTGAGCGGTAGCTGAACTCCCGCGGGCCAGCCGTTCACAGCGCCTTGATCCACTGCTGGCCGTCGAACACG
Coding sequences within:
- a CDS encoding benzoate/H(+) symporter BenE family transporter — translated: MSDETTTRTHDEDASGTATTRDTAHAVSAGVVTALVGFTSAFAVVLAGLRSVGADPQQAASGLLAVTVAMGLATALLAWRTRMPITVAWSTPGAALLAGTGAVTGGWSAAIGGFVVCGLLLAAVGFSARLERWVRLIPVPLANAMLAGVLLQLCLQPVRALVDAPLLVAPVVITWLVLLRLARRWAVPAAMGLAVALAWTSADVRALTVADLAPQLVWTTPTLTWAALVSVALPLFVVTMASQNIPGTAVLAGFGYTVPLRRSMLVTGAGTVLAAPFGGHAINLAAISAALAAGPEAGRDPRGRWRAALTAGGGYVLLGIGSAAVAAIALAAPDGLVAAGAGLALVGTMAAALGAAFRLEADDPGTPGMREAAAVTLLVTVSGIAPLRISAAFWGLLAGIVTLLVLRAPRWSRI
- a CDS encoding FAD-binding and (Fe-S)-binding domain-containing protein, encoding MAALTETTAPDVVDALRSAVRGSVDDSTRRRAEYSTDASNYRVVPQVVVFPLDVDDVLAATEVSRQTGIPLTSRGGGTSVAGNAVGTGIVLDFSRHVNRILEIDPEARTARVEPGVIMATLQKAAAPHGLRFGPDPSTQARATLGGMIGNNACGPRAVAYGRTADNVLGLDVVDGHGRRFDAGSGAGALDVVPGLDALVRGHLDVIRTELGRFGRQVSGYSLEHLLPEKGTDLAKALVGTEGTVGTLLGATLRLVPIAAAPVLVVLGYPDMPTAADAVPALLAHGPLAIEGMDSRLIDVVRKVKGPDAVPPLPDGAGWLMVEVGGDTLDEALARAKALAADAGTSAVGVFPPGPQATAMWRIREDGAGLGGRTPSREQAWPGFEDSAVPPAQLGAYLRELEALMATHRVDGLAYGHFGDGCVHLRLDIPMERSGDPLRAFMQDAAELVASHGGSLSGEHGDGRARSELLPVMYSAQAIELFGAFKALLDPRDLLNPGVLVNPRPLDADLRRPAARRLPAASGFAFPHDAGDLTTAVHRCVGVGKCRADSTAAGGFMCPSYLATKDEKDSTRGRARVLQEMANGTLVSRGWSSPEVHESLDLCLSCKACSSDCPAGVDMAQYKSEVLHRTYRRRLRPMNHYALGWLPRWARLVTGVPGLAKVANALLGIRPLAKAVLAAGGMDTRRKMVAFAEEPFRTWVDKGGHDLVTRGASPSAARTGTRTPVLLWTDSFSDTLAPDVAKAAVTVLNDAGYEVLVPDHQACCGLTWISTGQLDGAKHQLEHLLEALGPFAVNGIPIVGLEPSCTAVLRSDLLDLFPDDPRAAAVSRQTHTLAELLTAEAPVGPGDRWQVPDLSDVTAVVQPHCHHYSVMTWTADRALLTKAGATFSTTAGCCGLAGNFGMEKGHYEVSVAVAENSLLPALRAAAPGDIYLADGYSCRTQAEQLAGVQGHHLAQLLAERVRARTQPS